From one Oceanivirga salmonicida genomic stretch:
- the murA gene encoding UDP-N-acetylglucosamine 1-carboxyvinyltransferase produces the protein MVDGFVITGGNELNGEIVVSGAKNAALPIIIATLIEKGEYTLNNVPNLSDIRVLFKLLGDLGLKINKLGDNSYQIINEGIKKNKAEYDIVKKMRASFLVMGPMIANLEEAIVSLPGGCSIGSRPVDIHLDAFEKLGVEIKQEHGYVYTKSKNLKGTDLILNFPSVGATQNILIAATKIKGITKIINAAKEPEIVDLGKFLIKMGAKITGLGTNEIVVEGVDKLNSCEYSVMSDRIEAGTYVIASIVTKGNFVIKNANIEELGLFKAMLESMGVKFEKNKDTLKVIGKVKDLKPRNITTMPHPGFPTDMQAQMMLLLSLVKGSSQVEETVFENRFMHVAEFNRMGTNIKVQHSVAHIEGVDSLEGAEVMASDLRAGAALVLAGLVANGETRLNRIYHVDRGYDKLEEKLIKLGANIKREKFEL, from the coding sequence ATGGTTGATGGTTTTGTAATAACAGGCGGAAATGAATTAAATGGAGAAATAGTTGTAAGTGGTGCTAAAAATGCAGCCTTACCAATAATAATAGCAACTCTTATAGAAAAAGGAGAGTATACTTTAAATAATGTACCTAATTTATCTGATATTAGAGTATTATTTAAATTATTAGGTGATTTAGGTTTAAAAATTAATAAATTAGGAGATAACTCATATCAAATAATAAATGAAGGTATAAAAAAGAATAAAGCGGAATATGATATAGTAAAAAAAATGAGGGCATCATTTTTAGTAATGGGTCCTATGATAGCAAACTTGGAAGAAGCTATTGTTTCATTACCAGGTGGGTGTAGTATAGGAAGTAGACCAGTAGACATACATTTAGATGCTTTTGAAAAATTAGGAGTTGAGATTAAGCAAGAACATGGTTATGTTTATACTAAATCAAAAAATCTAAAAGGAACTGACTTAATATTAAATTTTCCATCAGTAGGAGCAACACAAAATATTCTAATAGCAGCAACTAAAATAAAAGGAATTACAAAAATAATAAATGCAGCAAAAGAACCTGAAATTGTAGATTTGGGGAAATTTTTAATTAAAATGGGTGCAAAAATTACAGGACTTGGGACTAACGAGATAGTTGTTGAAGGAGTAGATAAATTAAATTCTTGTGAATATAGTGTAATGTCTGATAGAATAGAAGCAGGGACATATGTAATAGCTTCAATAGTTACAAAAGGAAATTTTGTAATAAAAAATGCTAATATAGAAGAACTAGGATTATTCAAAGCTATGCTAGAAAGTATGGGAGTTAAATTTGAAAAAAATAAAGATACATTAAAAGTTATAGGAAAAGTAAAAGATTTAAAACCTAGAAATATAACTACTATGCCTCATCCAGGATTTCCTACAGATATGCAGGCACAAATGATGCTACTATTATCTTTAGTTAAAGGAAGTAGTCAAGTTGAAGAAACTGTATTTGAGAATAGATTTATGCATGTGGCAGAATTTAATAGAATGGGTACAAATATAAAGGTACAACATTCAGTAGCTCATATAGAGGGAGTAGACTCATTAGAAGGAGCAGAAGTTATGGCTTCTGATTTGAGAGCAGGAGCAGCATTAGTATTAGCTGGTTTAGTTGCTAATGGAGAAACGAGACTTAATAGAATATATCATGTAGATAGAGGTTATGATAAACTAGAAGAAAAGTTGATAAAATTAGGTGCAAATATTAAAAGAGAAAAATTTGAATTGTAG
- a CDS encoding DUF1694 domain-containing protein codes for MENLDNDILKKVEKQKDRVISAMAERSRYLGIYRERVILALTREEVEEKYIYKEVKRALEDRNAIQMTLARTVELKYLKKYMKMAEECDINCKLVDGLSYVGDIALVISAKDAINLKENPIVVSHLEQIRNKGLEDVYYESLGKKISSKYMAIIKEKLPDLADEYEEITFFDKLLGTECPIEKKLGVK; via the coding sequence AATTTCAGCTATGGCTGAGAGAAGTAGATATTTAGGCATATATAGAGAAAGAGTGATATTAGCATTAACAAGAGAGGAAGTTGAAGAAAAGTACATATACAAAGAAGTTAAAAGAGCTTTGGAAGATAGAAATGCAATACAAATGACTCTTGCAAGAACGGTAGAACTTAAATATTTAAAAAAATACATGAAAATGGCAGAAGAATGTGATATAAATTGTAAATTAGTTGATGGTTTATCATATGTAGGAGATATAGCCTTGGTTATATCTGCAAAAGATGCGATTAACTTAAAAGAAAATCCCATAGTAGTATCACATTTAGAACAAATTAGAAATAAGGGCTTAGAAGATGTATATTATGAAAGTTTAGGGAAAAAAATCAGTTCTAAATATATGGCTATTATTAAAGAAAAATTGCCAGATTTAGCTGATGAGTATGAGGAAATAACATTTTTTGATAAGCTTTTAGGAACAGAGTGTCCTATTGAAAAGAAATTAGGAGTGAAGTAA